A single region of the Streptomyces vilmorinianum genome encodes:
- a CDS encoding NAD(P)/FAD-dependent oxidoreductase → MVDADQTFVIVGGGLAGAKAAETLRSEGFNGRVILIGDERDHPYERPPLSKGYLTGKEERDSVFVHEAAWYARAEVELHLGQPVTAVDREARTVRLGDGTTIRYDRLLLATGAEPRRLDIPGTGLAGVHHLRRLAHADRLRHVLAALGRDNGHLVIAGGGWIGLEVAAAARGYGAEVTVVESEPTPLHHVLGPELGQLFADLHTEHGVRFVFGGRLAEIVGQDGMVLAVRTDDGEEYPAHAVLAAIGAAPRTALAEAAGLALVDRAHGGGIAVDESLRTSDPEIFAAGDVAAAHHPLLHTRLRVEHWANALNGGPAAARAMLGQHVSYDRVPYFFSDQYDLGMEYSGWAPPGSYDQVVLRGDVGKRQFIAFWLKDRKVLAGMNVNVWDVTDPIQQLIRAQSPVDTDSLADPSVPLESLI, encoded by the coding sequence GTGGTCGACGCAGATCAGACCTTCGTCATCGTCGGCGGGGGACTGGCCGGTGCCAAGGCGGCGGAGACCCTCCGCTCCGAGGGCTTCAACGGGCGCGTGATCCTCATCGGCGACGAGCGTGACCACCCCTACGAACGCCCACCCCTGTCCAAGGGCTATCTCACGGGCAAGGAGGAACGCGACAGCGTCTTCGTCCACGAGGCCGCCTGGTACGCCCGCGCCGAGGTCGAGCTCCACCTCGGGCAGCCCGTCACCGCCGTCGACCGCGAGGCCCGCACCGTACGCCTCGGCGACGGCACCACCATCCGCTACGACCGGCTCCTCCTCGCCACCGGCGCCGAGCCGCGCCGCCTCGACATCCCCGGCACCGGACTGGCCGGCGTCCACCATCTGCGCCGGCTCGCCCACGCCGACCGGCTGCGCCACGTCCTGGCCGCCCTCGGCCGCGACAACGGCCACCTGGTGATCGCGGGCGGCGGCTGGATCGGCCTGGAGGTCGCCGCCGCGGCCCGCGGCTACGGCGCCGAGGTCACCGTCGTCGAGTCCGAGCCCACCCCGCTCCACCACGTCCTCGGCCCCGAGCTCGGCCAGCTCTTCGCCGATCTCCACACCGAGCACGGCGTCCGCTTCGTCTTCGGCGGCCGGCTCGCCGAGATCGTCGGCCAGGACGGCATGGTCCTCGCCGTCCGCACCGACGACGGCGAGGAGTACCCCGCCCACGCCGTCCTCGCCGCGATCGGCGCCGCCCCGCGCACCGCGCTGGCCGAGGCCGCGGGCCTCGCCCTGGTCGACCGCGCCCACGGCGGCGGCATCGCCGTCGACGAGTCGCTGCGCACCTCCGACCCCGAGATCTTCGCGGCCGGCGACGTCGCCGCCGCCCACCACCCGCTTCTGCACACCCGGCTGCGCGTCGAGCACTGGGCCAACGCCCTCAACGGCGGCCCGGCCGCCGCCCGAGCCATGCTCGGTCAGCACGTCTCCTACGACCGCGTCCCGTACTTCTTCTCCGACCAGTACGACCTGGGCATGGAGTACTCGGGCTGGGCGCCGCCCGGCTCCTACGACCAGGTGGTGCTGCGCGGGGACGTCGGCAAGCGGCAGTTCATCGCTTTCTGGCTCAAGGACCGCAAGGTGCTGGCCGGGATGAATGTGAATGTGTGGGACGTCACAGATCCGATCCAGCAGCTCATCCGCGCCCAGTCACCGGTGGACACCGACTCCCTCGCGGACCCCTCCGTACCCCTGGAGAGCCTGATCTGA
- a CDS encoding gamma-glutamylcyclotransferase family protein: MRELPFFVYGTLRPGEYNHDRFLLGRTSSEEPAGLPGALLYDGPGYPYAVPGDGRIAGDLVTAAPGAYGELLFVLDHLEGPAGYERAEREVVRERDGAVVRAWVWFAAPGTPHGPLIRGGDWRARGGPRTP, translated from the coding sequence GTGAGGGAGCTGCCGTTCTTCGTGTACGGCACGCTGCGGCCCGGCGAGTACAACCACGACCGCTTCCTCCTCGGCCGGACCTCCTCGGAGGAGCCGGCCGGGCTCCCGGGCGCGCTCCTGTACGACGGGCCCGGCTATCCGTACGCCGTTCCCGGCGACGGCCGGATCGCGGGCGACCTGGTGACCGCCGCGCCCGGCGCGTACGGCGAACTGCTCTTCGTACTGGACCACCTGGAGGGGCCCGCGGGCTACGAGCGGGCCGAGCGCGAGGTGGTACGAGAGCGGGACGGGGCCGTCGTACGTGCCTGGGTCTGGTTCGCGGCGCCCGGCACGCCGCACGGCCCGCTCATTCGGGGCGGGGACTGGCGGGCTCGAGGCGGACCGCGCACACCTTGA
- a CDS encoding sirohydrochlorin chelatase: MTEPDTTFDSTAELLGRITTQLGSQLSRLHRDRTRRPPMNRPTSSPTLVAVGHGSRDPRARATLALLLDRVRELRPGLDVRLAHIELNAPLVGEVLDELAGEDAVLVPLLFGRGYHVKHDLPAAAAAAPAPRTRIAAPLGPHPLLVEALADRLAEAGWTAADSASRSTGVVLAAAGSRDPESTADIRRTAALLGERLGGVPVVAAYASAATPTVPEALHALAARGRHRIAVASCFTAPGLFATRSAAHAPWIASSPLGAHPALARLVLHRYDQTLTAPTTTPRRELTSA; encoded by the coding sequence ATGACGGAGCCGGACACCACGTTCGACAGCACTGCCGAGCTGCTCGGCCGGATCACGACGCAGCTCGGCAGCCAGCTGAGCCGTCTCCACCGCGACAGAACGCGCAGGCCGCCCATGAACAGGCCCACGAGCAGCCCCACCCTCGTCGCCGTCGGTCACGGCAGCCGCGACCCCCGGGCACGCGCCACGCTCGCCCTGCTGCTCGACCGGGTCCGTGAACTCCGCCCCGGCCTCGACGTCCGCCTCGCCCACATCGAGCTGAACGCCCCGCTCGTCGGCGAGGTCCTCGACGAGCTCGCGGGCGAGGACGCCGTACTCGTCCCCCTCCTCTTCGGCCGCGGCTACCACGTCAAGCACGACCTGCCCGCCGCTGCCGCCGCCGCGCCGGCGCCGCGGACCCGGATCGCCGCCCCGCTCGGCCCGCACCCGCTGCTGGTGGAGGCCCTCGCCGACCGCCTCGCCGAGGCCGGCTGGACCGCCGCCGACAGCGCGTCCCGCTCCACCGGCGTCGTCCTCGCCGCCGCCGGGTCCCGCGACCCCGAGTCCACCGCCGACATCCGCCGCACCGCCGCGCTGCTCGGCGAACGGCTCGGAGGCGTACCGGTCGTCGCCGCGTACGCCTCCGCCGCCACCCCCACCGTGCCCGAGGCCCTGCACGCCCTCGCCGCGCGCGGCCGCCACCGGATCGCCGTCGCCTCCTGCTTCACGGCCCCCGGCCTCTTCGCCACCCGCAGCGCCGCCCACGCCCCCTGGATCGCCTCCTCCCCCCTCGGCGCCCACCCCGCCCTCGCCCGCCTCGTCCTCCACCGCTACGACCAGACCCTCACCGCCCCCACCACCACCCCCAGGCGAGAACTCACCTCCGCCTAA
- a CDS encoding molybdopterin oxidoreductase family protein translates to MSEAVTTPTHCPYCALQCGMSLRPTAERSVEVVERTDFPVNRGALCGKGRTAPAVLSSRVRLTGPLVRCPDTGALKPATWEEALAAVADGLRRTRADHGPDAVGVFGGGGLTNEKAYTLGKFARLVLATSQIDYNGRFCMSSAAAAHTRAFGLDRGLPFPLEDIPRTGCVILVGSNLAETMPPALRYLTELKANGGKLIVVDPRRTRTAEQADLHLAPRPGTDLALALGLLHLVVSEGRTDEEFIRERTEGWEAARAGAMSHWPELVERITGVPVPQLRDAMRMFCDAETGMVLTARGPEQQSKGTDTVGAWINLCLATGKAGRPLSGYGCLTGQGNGQGGREHGQKADQLPGYRKLDDPAARAHVARVWGVAPESLPGPGRSAYELLDALGQDVKALLLMGSNPVVSAPRAAHIEERLRSLDFLAVADVVLSETAELADVVLPVTQWAEETGTTTNLEGRVLLRQRAITPPEGVRSDLEVLHALAGLLGWEKGFPTDPEEVFDELRRASAGGPADYSGISYRRIREENGVFWPCPEEPAPDPDLSAAAPDRPTATGLAAEAADLPAGVADAPSQVVPASGTSGAEPRDPVPGAARAGADGTGAEPGDPAHAATGASASWAGATATGGVVPAAAPRPHPGTPRLFLDRFATVDGRARFVPVVHRAAGEETDAEYPIVLTTGRVVSQYQSGAQTRRVDELNAAAPGAFVELHPRLAERLGVGEGERIAVISRRGRAVAPARITTGIRPDTVFMPFHWPGEGRANTLTNPALDPVSRMPEFKVCAVRLEPASPRPE, encoded by the coding sequence ATGTCCGAGGCTGTCACCACCCCCACGCACTGCCCCTACTGCGCCCTCCAGTGCGGTATGTCGCTCCGCCCCACGGCCGAGCGGTCCGTCGAGGTGGTCGAGCGCACGGACTTCCCCGTCAACCGGGGCGCGCTGTGCGGCAAGGGCCGCACCGCCCCGGCCGTGCTCTCCTCCCGGGTCAGGCTGACCGGGCCCCTGGTCCGTTGCCCTGACACAGGCGCCCTGAAGCCCGCCACCTGGGAGGAGGCTCTCGCCGCCGTCGCCGACGGGCTGCGCCGGACCCGCGCCGACCACGGACCCGATGCCGTGGGGGTCTTCGGCGGCGGCGGTCTCACCAACGAGAAGGCGTACACGCTCGGCAAGTTCGCCCGGCTCGTCCTCGCCACCTCGCAGATCGACTACAACGGCCGCTTCTGCATGTCGTCCGCGGCGGCCGCGCACACCCGCGCCTTCGGGCTCGACCGGGGGCTCCCCTTCCCGCTGGAGGACATCCCCCGCACCGGCTGCGTGATCCTCGTCGGCTCCAACCTCGCCGAGACCATGCCGCCCGCGCTGCGCTACCTCACCGAGCTGAAGGCGAACGGCGGAAAGCTCATCGTCGTCGACCCGCGCCGCACCCGCACCGCCGAGCAGGCCGACCTCCATCTCGCGCCCCGGCCGGGGACGGACCTCGCGCTCGCGCTCGGGCTGCTGCATCTGGTCGTGTCCGAGGGCCGCACGGACGAGGAGTTCATCCGGGAGCGTACGGAGGGGTGGGAGGCGGCCCGGGCCGGGGCGATGTCCCACTGGCCCGAGCTCGTCGAGCGGATCACCGGCGTGCCGGTGCCGCAGCTGCGCGACGCCATGCGGATGTTCTGCGACGCGGAGACCGGGATGGTGCTCACCGCGCGCGGCCCCGAGCAGCAGTCGAAGGGGACGGACACGGTCGGCGCGTGGATCAACCTGTGCCTGGCGACGGGGAAGGCCGGGCGGCCGCTGAGCGGCTACGGGTGCCTCACCGGCCAGGGCAACGGCCAGGGCGGCCGCGAGCACGGGCAGAAGGCCGACCAGCTCCCCGGCTACCGCAAGCTCGACGACCCGGCGGCGCGGGCGCACGTGGCCCGGGTGTGGGGGGTGGCGCCGGAGTCGCTGCCGGGGCCGGGGCGCAGCGCGTACGAACTCCTCGACGCGCTGGGGCAGGACGTGAAGGCCCTGCTCCTGATGGGCTCCAACCCGGTCGTCTCGGCGCCGCGCGCCGCGCACATCGAGGAGCGGCTGCGCTCGCTCGACTTCCTGGCGGTCGCGGACGTGGTCCTGTCGGAGACGGCGGAGCTGGCGGACGTCGTGCTGCCGGTCACCCAGTGGGCGGAGGAGACGGGGACCACGACCAACCTGGAGGGCAGGGTGCTGCTGCGGCAGCGGGCCATCACTCCGCCGGAGGGCGTCCGCAGCGACCTGGAGGTACTGCACGCGCTGGCCGGTCTGCTCGGCTGGGAGAAGGGCTTCCCGACGGACCCGGAGGAGGTCTTCGACGAACTCCGCCGCGCCTCGGCGGGCGGCCCGGCGGACTACTCCGGCATCAGCTACCGCCGCATCCGCGAGGAGAACGGCGTGTTCTGGCCGTGCCCGGAGGAGCCGGCGCCGGACCCGGACCTGTCGGCGGCGGCGCCGGATCGGCCGACAGCAACCGGTCTCGCGGCCGAGGCCGCCGACCTGCCGGCGGGCGTGGCGGACGCGCCGAGCCAGGTGGTTCCTGCCTCGGGAACGTCCGGGGCCGAGCCCCGCGACCCGGTGCCGGGCGCCGCGCGAGCGGGCGCGGACGGAACCGGGGCCGAGCCCGGCGACCCTGCGCACGCCGCCACGGGCGCGAGCGCCTCGTGGGCGGGCGCCACGGCGACGGGCGGTGTCGTGCCGGCCGCGGCTCCGCGGCCGCACCCCGGTACGCCGCGGCTCTTCCTCGACCGGTTCGCGACCGTCGACGGGCGGGCGCGGTTCGTGCCCGTCGTGCATCGGGCCGCCGGGGAGGAGACGGACGCCGAGTATCCGATCGTGCTGACGACCGGGCGGGTCGTCTCGCAGTACCAGTCCGGGGCGCAGACCCGGCGCGTCGACGAGCTGAACGCGGCCGCGCCCGGCGCCTTCGTGGAGCTGCACCCGCGGCTCGCGGAGCGCCTCGGGGTGGGCGAGGGCGAGCGGATCGCCGTGATCTCGCGGCGCGGGCGGGCGGTCGCGCCTGCCCGGATCACCACGGGCATCCGGCCGGACACGGTCTTCATGCCGTTCCACTGGCCGGGCGAGGGGCGGGCGAACACGCTCACGAATCCGGCGCTCGACCCCGTCTCGCGGATGCCCGAGTTCAAGGTGTGCGCGGTCCGCCTCGAGCCCGCCAGTCCCCGCCCCGAATGA
- a CDS encoding deoxyguanosinetriphosphate triphosphohydrolase, with translation MEGITDTPGYDDTATERWAAEPDKRPGRTAFQRDRARVLHSSALRRLAGKTQVVTPGSRSHAWDASPRTRLTHSLECAQVGRELGAALGCDPDLVEAACLAHDMGHPPFGHNGEVALNDFAKDCGGFEGNAQSLRLLTRIEPKRFVPDTESGDLVSVGLNLTRAALDAATKYPWPRGGHPEDPDSSKFGVYEDDLPVFAWARQGAPAHRKCFEAQVMDWSDDVAYSVHDFEDGLHAGHIDPNMLFAEPERADIWAVAIGRYVPSDTDPQELADALDRLVDQDWWPHGYDGSAVAQARLKDATSQLIGRFCLAAEGATRQAYGSGRLTRYAAELVVPRETRNECAVLKAVADRYVMQRAEQEALRADQRIVLAELAEGLTARAPEGLDPQFRALFVAAGDDRSRKRVIIDQIASLTDASARTLHARLRPRRS, from the coding sequence ATGGAAGGCATCACGGACACCCCCGGCTACGACGACACCGCGACCGAGCGCTGGGCCGCCGAGCCCGACAAGCGGCCCGGGCGGACCGCCTTCCAGCGGGATCGCGCGCGGGTGCTGCACTCCAGCGCCCTGCGCAGACTCGCCGGCAAGACCCAGGTCGTCACCCCCGGATCCCGCAGCCACGCCTGGGACGCCAGCCCCCGGACCCGGCTCACCCACTCCCTGGAGTGCGCGCAGGTCGGCCGCGAGCTCGGTGCCGCGCTCGGCTGCGATCCCGATCTCGTCGAGGCCGCCTGCCTCGCCCACGACATGGGCCACCCGCCCTTCGGGCACAACGGCGAAGTGGCCCTCAACGACTTCGCCAAGGACTGCGGCGGCTTCGAGGGCAACGCCCAGTCCCTGCGCCTGCTCACCCGCATCGAACCCAAGCGGTTCGTCCCCGACACGGAGAGCGGCGACCTCGTCAGCGTCGGGCTCAACCTCACCCGCGCCGCCCTCGACGCCGCCACCAAGTACCCCTGGCCGCGCGGCGGGCACCCCGAGGACCCCGACTCGTCCAAGTTCGGCGTCTACGAGGACGACCTCCCCGTCTTCGCCTGGGCCCGGCAGGGCGCCCCCGCCCACCGCAAGTGCTTCGAGGCCCAGGTCATGGACTGGTCCGACGACGTCGCGTACTCCGTCCACGACTTCGAGGACGGCCTGCACGCCGGCCACATCGACCCGAACATGCTCTTCGCCGAGCCCGAGCGCGCCGACATCTGGGCCGTCGCCATCGGCCGTTACGTACCGTCGGACACCGACCCGCAGGAGCTCGCCGACGCCCTCGACCGGCTCGTCGACCAGGACTGGTGGCCGCACGGCTACGACGGATCGGCCGTCGCCCAGGCCCGCCTCAAGGACGCCACCAGCCAGCTGATCGGCCGCTTCTGCCTCGCCGCCGAGGGCGCCACCCGCCAGGCGTACGGATCCGGCCGCCTCACCCGGTACGCCGCCGAACTCGTCGTCCCCCGCGAGACCCGCAACGAATGCGCCGTTCTCAAGGCCGTCGCCGACCGGTACGTCATGCAGCGCGCCGAACAGGAGGCCCTCCGCGCCGACCAGCGCATCGTCCTCGCCGAACTCGCCGAGGGCCTCACCGCCCGCGCCCCCGAGGGCCTCGACCCGCAGTTCCGCGCCCTGTTCGTGGCGGCCGGCGACGACCGGTCGCGCAAGCGGGTGATCATCGACCAGATCGCCTCCCTCACCGACGCCTCCGCCCGCACCCTCCACGCCCGCCTGCGCCCCCGCCGAAGCTGA
- the cutA gene encoding divalent-cation tolerance protein CutA, giving the protein MTLALTVLTTTDSAAKAQELARGAVEARLAACAQVSGPVTSVYHWRNAIETEEEWQVLFKTTEVRYAALEAHLLAVHDYDTPEIVATPIVRASAAYLAWIEAETVTP; this is encoded by the coding sequence GTGACCCTCGCACTCACGGTACTGACCACCACCGACAGCGCCGCCAAGGCCCAGGAGCTCGCGCGCGGGGCGGTCGAGGCCCGCCTCGCCGCCTGCGCGCAGGTCTCCGGGCCCGTCACCTCCGTCTACCACTGGCGGAACGCGATCGAGACCGAGGAGGAATGGCAGGTCCTCTTCAAGACGACCGAGGTGCGGTACGCGGCGCTGGAGGCCCATCTCCTCGCCGTGCACGACTACGACACCCCGGAGATCGTCGCCACACCGATCGTCCGGGCCTCGGCCGCCTACCTGGCGTGGATCGAGGCCGAGACGGTGACTCCGTGA
- a CDS encoding aquaporin, giving the protein MRMTPSLARRAAAELVGTAALVAVVVGSGIQAVALSQDTGVRLLANSLASALGLALLIALLGPISGGHLNPVVTLSDWWARRGEDDAPGLRQVTAYTAAQLVGAVIGALLAEAMFGRAPGTWSTQVRSDTHLLLGETVATAGLVLVVEGLRRIGRSSLAPVAVGGYILAAIWFTSSGSFSNPAATIGRSFSDSFTGIAPGSLPGFVGAQLLGALLGIALAAVLYGRGEPNGPVRRREE; this is encoded by the coding sequence ATGCGAATGACTCCCTCTCTCGCCCGGCGGGCGGCCGCCGAACTCGTCGGCACCGCCGCCCTGGTGGCCGTCGTCGTCGGGTCGGGCATCCAGGCGGTCGCCCTCAGCCAGGACACAGGGGTGCGGCTGCTGGCCAACTCGCTCGCCTCCGCCCTCGGGCTCGCGCTGCTCATCGCCCTCCTCGGCCCGATCTCCGGCGGCCATCTCAACCCGGTCGTCACCCTCTCCGACTGGTGGGCCCGCCGCGGTGAGGACGACGCGCCGGGCCTGCGCCAGGTCACCGCCTACACCGCGGCCCAGCTCGTCGGCGCCGTCATCGGCGCCCTCCTCGCCGAGGCCATGTTCGGTCGGGCCCCCGGCACCTGGTCCACGCAGGTCCGCTCGGACACCCATCTCCTGCTCGGCGAGACCGTCGCCACCGCCGGGCTCGTCCTGGTCGTCGAGGGCCTGCGGCGCATCGGCCGCTCCTCGCTCGCACCGGTCGCCGTGGGCGGGTACATCCTGGCGGCGATCTGGTTCACGTCCTCGGGCTCCTTCTCCAACCCTGCGGCGACGATCGGCCGCTCCTTCTCCGACTCGTTCACCGGAATCGCCCCCGGCTCGCTGCCCGGATTCGTCGGGGCGCAGCTGCTCGGCGCCCTGCTCGGCATCGCCCTCGCCGCCGTTCTGTACGGCCGCGGTGAACCGAACGGCCCCGTTCGACGTCGAGAGGAGTGA
- a CDS encoding SanA/YdcF family protein, whose protein sequence is MRRVGPVLARLKRVPPLPRTTRARRRTVQAVMLSAVLALAPATWTHAAADSRLRTTADVPAQDVAVVFGAGLWKGRPTPYLAHRLDTAAELYRAGKVKVVLVTGDNSRVEYDEPDAMRAYLAERGVPDGRIVSDYAGFDTWDSCVRAKKIFGVDRAVLVTQDFHIKRAVALCGAAGIESYGVKVVEPHDSVFYYGGVRELVAAGKAAVDATLRPDPHFLGEREEGVTEALASAG, encoded by the coding sequence ATGCGACGCGTAGGACCGGTACTCGCCCGGCTGAAGCGGGTGCCGCCGCTGCCGCGCACCACGCGCGCCCGGCGCCGCACCGTCCAGGCCGTGATGCTGAGCGCCGTCCTCGCCCTCGCGCCGGCCACCTGGACGCACGCCGCCGCCGACAGCCGGCTGCGGACCACCGCCGACGTGCCCGCCCAGGACGTCGCCGTCGTCTTCGGCGCCGGCCTGTGGAAGGGGCGGCCCACGCCGTACCTCGCGCACCGCCTCGACACCGCCGCCGAGCTCTACCGGGCCGGCAAGGTCAAGGTCGTCCTCGTCACCGGCGACAACAGCCGGGTCGAGTACGACGAGCCCGACGCCATGCGCGCGTACCTCGCCGAGCGCGGGGTGCCGGACGGCCGGATCGTCAGCGACTACGCGGGCTTCGACACCTGGGACTCCTGCGTCCGCGCGAAGAAGATCTTCGGTGTCGACCGGGCCGTCCTCGTCACCCAGGACTTCCACATCAAGCGGGCCGTGGCCCTGTGCGGGGCGGCCGGAATCGAGTCGTACGGAGTCAAGGTCGTCGAACCCCACGACTCCGTCTTCTACTACGGCGGCGTCCGGGAACTCGTCGCGGCGGGCAAGGCGGCCGTGGACGCGACGCTGCGGCCGGATCCGCACTTCCTCGGGGAGCGCGAGGAGGGCGTGACGGAGGCGCTCGCGTCGGCGGGCTGA
- a CDS encoding ABC transporter ATP-binding protein, translating into MSAPQRRGPAVQQRGPGIATPSLERSLDFRSSGLRLLRTMAPDRPRLLAVLAAAAAAVALSVLAPAILGRATDLVVTGAASPAGVDFPAVGRALALALGLVTGGAALTWAQSRLATTVVQRAGHRLRAQAQSKLARLPLSYFDRQPRGEVLSRATNDIDNITQTLQQAFSQMARALLTLVGVLVMMFWISPLLALVALATVPLSLFVATRIGKRAQPQFVRQWAVTGRLNSHVEEMITGHAEVVAFGRREEAVARFDELGEELYGASFRAQFMSGFIQPALTFVGNLNYVLIAVVGGLRVASGTLTVGDVQAFVQYSYEFNGPITQVAAMANLLQSGVASAERVFDLLDAREESPAPEGARRAERATGRVSFEKVAFRYEPEKPLIEDLSLTVEPGQTVAIVGPTGAGKTTLVNLLMRFYEVTGGRITLDGVDVSAMSREDLRSGIGMVLQDTWLFGGTIADNIAYGVPGEVSRDRIVEAAMASHADRFIRTLPEGYDTVLDEDGAGLSAGEKQLITIARAFLSEPVILVLDEATSSVDTRTEVLIQKAMSSLRDGRTSFVIAHRLSTVRDADVILVMEDGAIAEQGTHEELLAAGGAYARLYAAQFATAA; encoded by the coding sequence GTGAGTGCCCCCCAGCGGCGAGGGCCCGCCGTGCAGCAGCGCGGGCCCGGCATCGCCACCCCCTCCCTCGAACGCTCCCTGGACTTCCGCTCCTCCGGCCTGCGGCTGCTGCGCACCATGGCCCCCGACCGCCCCCGCCTCCTCGCCGTCCTCGCCGCCGCCGCGGCCGCCGTCGCCCTCTCCGTCCTCGCCCCCGCGATCCTCGGCCGCGCGACCGACCTCGTCGTCACCGGCGCCGCGAGCCCGGCCGGCGTCGACTTCCCGGCCGTCGGCCGGGCGCTGGCCCTCGCCCTCGGGCTCGTGACCGGGGGCGCCGCGCTCACCTGGGCGCAGTCGCGGCTCGCGACGACCGTCGTCCAGCGGGCAGGACACCGGCTGCGCGCCCAGGCCCAGAGCAAGCTGGCGCGGCTGCCGCTGTCGTACTTCGACCGGCAGCCGCGCGGCGAGGTCCTCAGCCGGGCGACCAACGACATCGACAACATCACCCAGACCCTGCAACAGGCCTTCAGCCAGATGGCCCGGGCCCTGCTCACCCTCGTGGGCGTGCTCGTGATGATGTTCTGGATCTCGCCCCTGCTGGCCTTGGTCGCGCTCGCGACCGTGCCGCTGTCCCTGTTCGTCGCGACCCGGATCGGCAAGCGCGCCCAACCGCAGTTCGTCCGCCAGTGGGCCGTCACCGGACGCCTCAACAGCCATGTCGAGGAGATGATCACCGGGCACGCCGAGGTCGTCGCCTTCGGGCGTCGCGAGGAGGCCGTGGCACGCTTCGACGAGCTCGGCGAGGAGCTGTACGGGGCGAGCTTCCGCGCCCAGTTCATGTCCGGCTTCATCCAGCCGGCCCTCACCTTCGTCGGCAACCTCAACTACGTCCTGATCGCGGTGGTCGGCGGGCTGCGGGTGGCGAGCGGAACGCTGACCGTCGGCGACGTCCAGGCCTTCGTCCAGTACTCGTACGAGTTCAACGGCCCGATCACCCAGGTCGCCGCCATGGCCAATCTGCTGCAGTCCGGAGTCGCCTCCGCCGAGCGGGTCTTCGACCTTCTCGACGCGCGGGAGGAGTCCCCGGCGCCCGAGGGCGCCCGGCGCGCGGAGCGGGCCACCGGCCGGGTCTCCTTCGAGAAGGTGGCGTTCCGCTACGAGCCGGAGAAGCCGCTCATCGAGGATCTGTCGCTGACGGTGGAGCCGGGCCAGACGGTCGCGATCGTCGGCCCGACCGGCGCCGGCAAGACGACGCTGGTGAACCTGCTGATGCGGTTCTACGAGGTGACGGGCGGCCGGATCACCCTCGACGGCGTGGATGTCTCGGCGATGTCCCGCGAGGACCTCAGGTCCGGGATCGGGATGGTCCTCCAGGACACCTGGCTGTTCGGCGGGACCATCGCCGACAACATCGCGTACGGAGTCCCCGGGGAGGTCTCGCGCGATCGCATCGTCGAGGCCGCCATGGCCAGCCACGCCGACCGGTTCATCCGCACCCTGCCCGAGGGCTACGACACGGTCCTCGACGAGGACGGGGCGGGGCTCAGCGCGGGCGAGAAGCAGCTGATCACGATCGCGCGGGCGTTCCTGTCCGAGCCGGTGATCCTCGTCCTCGACGAGGCGACCAGCTCCGTCGACACCCGCACCGAGGTCCTCATCCAAAAGGCGATGTCCTCCCTCCGGGACGGCCGGACCAGCTTCGTCATCGCCCACCGGCTCTCCACCGTCAGGGACGCGGACGTGATCCTCGTGATGGAGGACGGGGCGATCGCCGAACAGGGCACACACGAGGAACTGTTGGCGGCGGGAGGCGCGTACGCCCGGCTGTACGCGGCGCAGTTCGCGACGGCGGCCTGA